The following proteins are co-located in the Salvelinus fontinalis isolate EN_2023a chromosome 29, ASM2944872v1, whole genome shotgun sequence genome:
- the LOC129827248 gene encoding melanin-concentrating hormone receptor 2-like, producing MIINSSDIFCNYEEIGNFTNNSSCVNTTQSSPSFIDLATFMHIFPSIYGILCTIGVIANGLVIYAVATCKKKIVSDIYVLNLAIADMLFLLVMPFNIHQLVRDRQWVFGNFMCKAVVVVDVSNQFTTVGIVTVLCIDRYIAIVHPTSEKRTIQWTIIINILVWVGSFLLTVPVMIYAMVVRKHDLAICMMFLDGPEDMYWYTLYQSILGFIFPLIIISTFYSLTLYHVFRSIRRVKRKQSVWAKRATKTVVMVIALFLVCWSPYHVIQVINLSNNRPTNTFVYVYNISICLSYSHSCINPLMLLIFAQNYRERLCHRKELRSSQQNSSKTTVVKTDGCSVATDPNYRSTAM from the exons ATGATTATAAATAGCTCGGACATATTTTGTAACTATGAAGAAATAGGTAACTTCACCAACAACTCGTCATGTGTAAACACGACTCAGTCCTCACCCAGCTTCATCGACCTGGCGACTTTTATGCACATATTCCCGTCCATATACGGCATCCTGTGTACTATAGGAGTGATCGCCAACGGTTTGGTGATATACGCAGTGGCAACATGCAAGAAAAAGATTGTCTCGGACATCTACGTGCTGAACTTGGCCATCGCAGATATGCTCTTCTTGCTGGTGATGCCCTTCAACATTCACCAGCTGGTCCGGGACAGACAGTGGGTGTTCGGGAACttcatgtgcaaagctgtcgtggTGGTGGATGTTAGCAACCAGTTCACTACCGTGGGGATTGTAACGGTGCTATGTATTGACAG ATACATTGCCATCGTCCACCCCACCTCAGAGAAGCGGACCATCCAGTGgaccatcatcatcaacatcctgGTGTGGGTCGGCAGCTTCCTGCTCACCGTGCCCGTCATGATCTACGCCATGGTGGTGAGGAAGCACGACTTGGCGATATGCATGATGTTCCTGGACGGTCCTGAGGACATGTACTGGTACACTCTCTACCAGTCCATCCTGGGCTTCATCTTCCCTCTCATCATCATCTCCACCTTCTACTCCCTCACCCTCTACCACGTCTTCAGATCCATCCGCCGAGTCAAGCGTAAACAGTCTGTCTGGGCGAAGCGCGCCACCAAGACCGTGGTGATGGTCATTGCTCTCTTCCTGGTGTGCTGGAGCCCGTATCACGTGATCCAGGTGATTAACTTGAGCAACAACAGGCCAACCAACACCTTTGTGTATGTCTACAACATCAGTATCTGTCTGAGTTACTCCCACAGCTGCATCAACCCTCTGATGCTGCTCATCTTCGCTCAGAACTACCGCGAGCGTCTCTGTCACAGGAAGGAGTTGAGGAGCTCACAGCAGAACTCCTCCAAGACCACTGTGGTCAAGACAGACGGCTGCAGCGTGGCCACCGACCCCAACTACCGCAGCACAGCCATGTAA